The proteins below are encoded in one region of Armatimonadota bacterium:
- the lon gene encoding endopeptidase La produces the protein MNELSATDREQATDQEEDAGQSIPEELSVLPLRDTVLFPLVVSPLSVSREASIKLVDEAVTTGNRVIAVATLRDSSTERPVVEDMYPIGIAIVIHTMMRLPDHIRLIVQGIQRIRIVEGTQGEPYIKARVEVLPEKEDFTPEESTEIEALRRNAAGLFQRIVALSPNMPDELQALPENITRPALLTDTIATNLAIPLTEKQELLEITDVRERLRRLSTILSREVEVLELGSRIQSEIQTEMTKSQREYYLREQLKAIQRELGEGDDRTVEMEELKQQIEAAGMPEEAEKAANRELDRLQRMPAAMPEYSVARTYIDWLVGLPWSTSTVDNLDIKHVKEVLDEDHYGLDKVKERILEYLSVRKFKTTGEVRQPILCFVGPPGVGKTSLGISIARALGRKFVRLSLGGIRDEAEMRGHRRTYVGALPGQIIQGMKRGESNNPVFMMDEIDKVGADFRGDPSAALLEILDPEQNDQFRDHYLEVPFDLRKVLFITTANLLDPILPPLKDRMEVLEIAGYTEEEKLVIAKRHLLPKQMGEHGLTDENMVWQDEAIRGLIRGYTREAGVRNLEREIAAVCRKVTRQFAEGRTEPVSVTRDAVAEYLGSPRYQHEEIRQRVKVPGVATGLAWTPVGGEVMFIEATKMPGGKELILTGMLGDVMKESAMAALSYVRSHAAELGINVKEFAESDIHLHVPAGAVPKDGPSAGITMATALASLMTGRQVKADLAMTGEITLTGRVLAVGGIKEKVLGAHRAGVRKVILPADNCKDLEEDVPEQICSQMTFDFVESVDEVFRIALGRRGKRSDASK, from the coding sequence ATGAATGAACTGAGCGCGACGGACCGCGAGCAGGCCACAGACCAGGAGGAAGATGCCGGGCAGTCGATCCCTGAAGAGCTCAGCGTCCTTCCGCTGAGGGACACGGTTCTCTTCCCTCTGGTGGTCAGCCCACTAAGCGTCAGCCGTGAGGCTTCCATCAAGCTCGTGGACGAGGCCGTGACCACCGGCAATCGCGTCATTGCAGTCGCGACGCTCAGAGACTCCTCGACTGAGCGGCCCGTAGTCGAAGACATGTATCCGATCGGCATCGCCATCGTCATCCACACGATGATGCGGCTTCCCGATCACATCAGGCTGATAGTGCAGGGAATACAGCGGATTCGCATAGTCGAAGGCACCCAGGGCGAGCCGTACATCAAGGCTCGGGTGGAGGTACTGCCGGAGAAGGAGGACTTCACACCCGAGGAGAGCACCGAGATAGAGGCTCTGCGGCGAAACGCGGCCGGTCTCTTCCAGCGTATCGTTGCGTTGTCACCTAACATGCCGGACGAACTTCAGGCGCTTCCTGAGAATATCACCCGCCCCGCCCTCCTGACTGATACGATCGCCACAAATCTTGCGATCCCGCTGACCGAAAAGCAGGAATTGCTCGAGATAACCGACGTTCGCGAGCGGTTGCGCCGCCTCTCGACTATCCTCTCGCGCGAGGTGGAGGTGCTGGAACTAGGGAGCAGAATCCAGTCGGAAATCCAGACCGAGATGACAAAAAGTCAGCGCGAATACTATCTGCGCGAGCAGCTCAAGGCGATCCAGAGGGAACTCGGCGAGGGCGACGACCGCACCGTGGAGATGGAGGAACTCAAGCAACAGATCGAGGCCGCCGGAATGCCCGAGGAAGCAGAGAAGGCCGCGAACCGCGAGCTGGATAGGCTTCAGCGCATGCCGGCGGCGATGCCGGAGTACTCCGTCGCACGAACGTACATAGATTGGCTGGTCGGCCTTCCGTGGAGTACTTCTACGGTTGACAATCTCGACATAAAGCACGTGAAGGAAGTGCTGGACGAGGATCACTACGGTCTCGACAAGGTCAAAGAGCGCATTCTCGAATACCTGTCGGTGCGGAAGTTCAAGACTACCGGAGAGGTTCGCCAGCCGATCCTGTGCTTCGTGGGCCCTCCCGGGGTCGGCAAAACGTCCCTCGGCATATCAATCGCGCGGGCACTAGGCCGGAAGTTCGTGCGGCTGTCCCTCGGCGGGATTCGAGACGAAGCCGAGATGAGGGGCCATCGACGGACCTACGTAGGGGCGCTGCCGGGACAGATCATCCAGGGCATGAAGCGTGGGGAATCGAACAACCCGGTGTTCATGATGGACGAGATTGACAAGGTCGGCGCGGATTTCCGCGGGGACCCGTCTGCAGCCCTGCTCGAAATACTCGATCCGGAGCAGAACGACCAGTTTCGTGATCACTATCTTGAGGTGCCCTTCGATCTGCGGAAGGTACTGTTTATCACGACCGCGAACCTCCTTGACCCGATACTGCCGCCGCTGAAGGACCGCATGGAGGTACTGGAGATCGCCGGCTACACCGAGGAGGAGAAACTGGTTATCGCAAAGCGCCACCTGCTGCCGAAGCAGATGGGCGAGCACGGCCTCACGGACGAGAACATGGTGTGGCAGGATGAGGCCATCCGAGGCCTGATACGCGGATATACACGGGAGGCGGGCGTCCGCAACCTCGAACGGGAGATCGCCGCAGTCTGCCGGAAAGTCACCAGACAGTTCGCGGAAGGGCGCACCGAACCGGTCAGCGTAACGCGCGACGCCGTAGCGGAGTACCTGGGTTCGCCTCGATACCAGCACGAAGAGATTCGCCAACGTGTGAAGGTTCCCGGGGTGGCGACCGGCCTTGCGTGGACACCCGTTGGCGGGGAAGTGATGTTCATCGAGGCGACGAAGATGCCCGGGGGAAAAGAACTCATCCTTACCGGAATGCTCGGAGACGTGATGAAGGAATCGGCAATGGCCGCCCTCTCGTACGTGCGATCTCACGCCGCTGAACTCGGCATCAATGTGAAGGAGTTCGCGGAGAGCGACATCCATCTGCACGTTCCGGCGGGAGCGGTTCCGAAAGACGGTCCGTCCGCCGGCATAACGATGGCAACCGCGCTTGCCTCTCTGATGACGGGAAGGCAGGTCAAGGCTGACCTCGCCATGACCGGAGAGATCACGCTAACGGGGCGGGTGCTGGCAGTCGGGGGGATCAAGGAGAAGGTACTAGGAGCGCACAGGGCCGGTGTCAGGAAGGTCATTCTGCCGGCGGACAACTGCAAGGACCTCGAGGAGGACGTACCGGAACAAATCTGCAGTCAGATGACGTTCGATTTCGTCGAGAGCGTTGACGAGGTTTTCCGGATCGCTCTCGGGCGTCGGGGGAAGAGGTCGGATGCTTCCAAGTAG
- a CDS encoding Hsp20/alpha crystallin family protein — protein sequence MFKEYDDLIKQMEFEMQRSSAEAMRRLLELPPDVREFWLPKADVYETPEDLVVRVEVAGVRKESLNVSLSADNRTLSVTGTRSERYVDDRAKLRYYRLEVYFGSFERDVLLPADISVDRNRLGATYRDGFLIVTLPKSDDVPASRYIPIEEQSDE from the coding sequence ATGTTCAAGGAATATGATGACCTGATCAAGCAGATGGAGTTCGAGATGCAGCGCAGTTCGGCCGAAGCTATGAGGCGGCTGCTCGAGCTGCCTCCGGACGTGCGCGAGTTCTGGCTGCCGAAGGCCGACGTCTATGAAACACCGGAGGATCTGGTTGTCCGCGTAGAGGTCGCCGGGGTTCGCAAGGAATCCCTGAACGTTTCACTATCGGCGGACAACCGCACCTTGAGCGTCACCGGAACGCGTTCGGAACGTTACGTTGATGATCGGGCGAAACTGCGATACTATCGGCTCGAGGTCTACTTCGGATCATTCGAGCGCGACGTCCTTCTTCCGGCGGATATCTCCGTTGACCGCAACCGGCTGGGCGCCACTTACCGCGACGGCTTCCTGATCGTCACCCTGCCGAAGAGCGACGATGTCCCCGCCTCGCGGTACATACCGATCGAGGAGCAAAGCGATGAATGA
- the xerD gene encoding site-specific tyrosine recombinase XerD, whose protein sequence is MDSAIQAFTDHLTIERGLSPNTVEAYSRDLAQFSSYAKEHGISSLGNVSDSTVQGFLDGLREAAMSPNSIGRKLSAIRTFAGFACREGLIDRDFTSEFESMKGSKRLPGVLTVEEVAAILSQPDASTHPGLRDKAMLETLYASGLRVSELINLRLSDVNASVGFLRCFGKGSKERVVPLGHVAIHCIEQYTARSRPVYARSGSSEYLFLTNRGRKMSRVGFWKIIKKYAATAGISKNITPHTLRHSFATHLLQGGADLRSIQEMLGHADIATTQIYTHVSRDKLKEIYRESHPRA, encoded by the coding sequence GTGGATAGCGCGATTCAGGCATTCACGGATCACCTGACGATCGAACGCGGGTTGTCGCCGAATACCGTGGAAGCGTATTCACGCGATCTGGCGCAGTTTTCATCATACGCGAAGGAACACGGAATCTCCTCCCTCGGGAACGTCAGCGATTCGACTGTACAGGGCTTCTTGGACGGTCTGCGGGAGGCGGCGATGTCGCCGAACAGCATCGGCCGAAAGCTATCGGCCATCAGGACGTTCGCCGGGTTCGCCTGCCGGGAGGGACTCATCGACCGAGACTTCACTTCCGAGTTCGAGTCCATGAAAGGCTCGAAGCGGCTTCCCGGCGTCCTGACGGTCGAGGAGGTCGCGGCCATCCTGAGCCAGCCTGACGCGAGCACTCATCCCGGGCTACGGGACAAGGCGATGCTCGAGACACTATATGCCTCAGGTCTGCGCGTTTCGGAGTTGATCAACCTCCGGCTGAGCGACGTGAACGCGTCAGTCGGATTCCTGAGGTGTTTCGGCAAGGGATCGAAGGAGCGCGTAGTCCCACTCGGCCACGTCGCGATCCACTGCATCGAGCAGTACACCGCACGGTCGAGGCCGGTGTACGCACGCTCCGGGAGTTCGGAGTATCTCTTTCTGACTAACCGAGGGCGCAAGATGTCGAGAGTCGGCTTCTGGAAGATCATCAAGAAGTACGCCGCGACGGCTGGAATTTCGAAGAATATCACGCCGCACACGCTACGACACTCTTTCGCGACGCACCTACTTCAGGGAGGCGCGGATTTGCGCTCGATCCAAGAGATGCTCGGACACGCAGATATTGCCACGACACAGATATACACCCATGTCTCCCGCGACAAACTGAAGGAAATCTATCGCGAATCCCACCCCCGAGCATAG
- a CDS encoding FAD-dependent oxidoreductase: MKRLSHKFDFCVVGGGMAGLCAAVAAAREGAKVAIVQNRPMFGGNASSEVRVHVCGADRHNQIPNMRETGILEEVRLENLRRNPQRSFSIWDTVLYEKALLEPNLTYFLNTACCDAKMDGDRIKSITGWQLSTYTWHTIEAKIFADCSGDGILAFLTGAKYRIGREARSEYNESIEPEAADNKTMGMTILFQAKDTGTPQPFEPPSWAHNYPTEEDIPFRGHKWLEMGYWWLELGGEEDSIHDSEEVRDELLKVVYGMWDHLKNHGDHGADNWALEWIQFVPGKRESVRYIGDHVLTQNDVEAEGRFPDLVAYGGWTMDDHHPGGFRWKGKPTIFHPAPSPYGISYRCLYSKNIENLMFAGRCASASHAAMSSTRVMGTGSSMGQAVGTAAAMAIREGLTPREVGKKHIHEIQQSLLRQDAYLPWVKQEFSELTRKAKLTASSGDPEPLRDGINRPVKEDQHAWDGKIGDSVEYAWQGAQIVSSATFIFDSALNKIVQLSYHQKDNQLTHPPEEMVKDFRVEIETPDGWRLWKKVRGNHQRLVRVSIGTPATGVRITADSTWGAENVRLYAFYID; encoded by the coding sequence ATGAAGAGGCTTTCGCACAAGTTCGATTTCTGTGTCGTCGGCGGAGGGATGGCAGGGCTGTGCGCCGCCGTCGCCGCCGCCCGGGAGGGCGCAAAGGTCGCCATCGTGCAGAACCGGCCGATGTTCGGCGGGAACGCATCGAGCGAGGTCAGGGTGCACGTCTGCGGCGCGGACCGGCACAACCAGATCCCCAACATGCGCGAGACCGGCATCCTGGAGGAGGTCCGCCTGGAGAACCTCCGGCGCAACCCACAGAGGAGCTTCTCGATCTGGGACACGGTGCTCTACGAGAAGGCCCTCCTTGAGCCGAACCTTACCTACTTCCTCAACACCGCCTGCTGTGACGCCAAGATGGACGGCGACCGGATCAAGTCGATCACCGGCTGGCAGCTATCCACCTACACCTGGCACACCATCGAAGCGAAGATCTTCGCCGACTGCTCGGGCGACGGCATTCTGGCATTCCTGACCGGCGCGAAGTACCGCATCGGCCGCGAGGCGCGGAGCGAGTACAATGAGTCGATCGAGCCGGAGGCCGCCGACAACAAGACGATGGGCATGACCATCCTCTTCCAGGCGAAGGATACCGGCACTCCCCAGCCGTTCGAGCCGCCCTCGTGGGCGCACAACTACCCGACCGAGGAGGACATCCCGTTCCGCGGGCACAAGTGGCTGGAAATGGGCTACTGGTGGCTCGAACTCGGCGGCGAGGAAGACAGCATCCATGACTCCGAGGAGGTCCGCGACGAGCTGCTGAAGGTCGTCTACGGCATGTGGGACCACCTCAAGAATCACGGCGATCACGGCGCTGACAACTGGGCGCTCGAGTGGATCCAGTTCGTGCCCGGCAAGCGGGAGAGCGTCCGGTACATCGGCGATCACGTGCTGACGCAGAACGACGTCGAGGCCGAGGGGCGGTTCCCCGACCTCGTGGCATATGGCGGCTGGACCATGGACGACCACCATCCCGGCGGGTTCCGCTGGAAGGGTAAGCCGACGATCTTCCACCCTGCCCCATCACCCTACGGCATCTCGTACCGCTGCCTCTACTCGAAGAACATCGAGAACCTGATGTTCGCCGGCCGATGCGCGAGCGCCTCCCATGCGGCAATGAGTTCGACGCGCGTGATGGGCACCGGTTCCTCAATGGGCCAGGCGGTCGGGACGGCGGCGGCGATGGCGATCAGGGAGGGCCTGACGCCGCGCGAGGTCGGGAAGAAGCACATCCACGAGATTCAGCAATCCCTCCTGCGCCAGGATGCGTACTTGCCCTGGGTCAAGCAGGAGTTCTCCGAACTGACACGCAAGGCCAAACTCACCGCTTCCTCCGGCGATCCGGAGCCGCTCCGCGACGGGATCAACCGCCCTGTCAAGGAGGACCAGCACGCCTGGGACGGCAAGATCGGCGACAGCGTCGAGTACGCGTGGCAGGGGGCGCAGATCGTGTCCAGCGCAACGTTCATCTTCGACAGCGCGCTGAACAAGATCGTCCAGTTGAGCTATCACCAGAAGGACAACCAGCTTACCCATCCGCCGGAGGAGATGGTGAAGGACTTCCGCGTCGAGATCGAGACGCCGGACGGGTGGCGGCTCTGGAAGAAGGTCAGGGGCAACCACCAGCGCCTCGTGCGGGTGAGCATCGGCACCCCGGCGACCGGCGTCCGGATCACTGCCGATTCGACCTGGGGCGCAGAAAACGTCCGGCTCTACGCGTTCTACATTGACTAG
- a CDS encoding serine hydrolase yields the protein MSFADRIADICRNVSGEFGVSARHIVSGDQVVLDEHKVFPSASVIKVPLMVEVMCQRDEGRLSLDETFRLREVDRVSGSGVLHSLSEGLALTLRDLTVLMIIVSDNTATNLVIDRLGMDSVNERMRGLGLKTITLARKMYDWEQQKLGRENLITPHDMTLLLARIAEGAVSSRSTSEEMLDIMARQQYRDKIPLLLPENTKVANKTGSIPRVMNDAGVVFAPSGAYAICVCAREVDDMPRAERAVAEISRAVYDHFEGLS from the coding sequence ATGTCATTTGCCGACCGCATAGCCGATATCTGCCGAAACGTCTCCGGAGAGTTCGGAGTCTCGGCCCGCCACATCGTATCCGGTGACCAGGTGGTGCTCGACGAGCATAAGGTGTTTCCATCTGCCAGTGTTATCAAAGTGCCGCTGATGGTCGAAGTGATGTGCCAGAGGGACGAAGGCCGCCTGTCGCTGGATGAGACCTTCAGGCTGCGAGAGGTGGACCGGGTGTCGGGCTCGGGCGTACTTCACTCGCTGAGCGAGGGCCTGGCGCTGACACTGCGCGATCTTACCGTGCTGATGATCATCGTGAGCGACAACACGGCCACGAACCTGGTCATTGATCGGTTGGGGATGGACTCGGTCAACGAGCGGATGCGCGGGTTGGGGCTGAAGACGATTACCCTCGCGCGTAAGATGTACGATTGGGAGCAGCAGAAACTAGGCAGAGAGAACCTGATCACACCGCATGATATGACGCTGCTTCTTGCGCGTATCGCGGAAGGGGCGGTTTCGAGTAGATCTACTAGTGAGGAGATGCTCGATATCATGGCAAGACAACAATACAGGGACAAGATTCCGCTCCTTCTGCCCGAGAACACGAAGGTCGCTAACAAGACAGGCTCGATACCGCGTGTGATGAACGATGCGGGAGTAGTCTTCGCGCCGAGTGGAGCTTACGCGATCTGCGTATGCGCGCGGGAGGTGGACGACATGCCTCGGGCAGAACGCGCCGTCGCCGAGATATCCAGGGCTGTCTACGATCACTTTGAGGGACTGTCCTGA
- a CDS encoding VCBS repeat-containing protein yields MLRYTAIVCLLASASAGYVPEVASVESRFFGYQSGVNRDFTNYGRTFANPVTQSVPWKDMQALLADMNADGLADLVGYDPKTGRVTWAFGDGDGTFDMSRPGRANLGAEGTLLAADFDGDGLTELALVKERDVYIAAGTPKGPGPTSLYTAKGFGGQLAAGDFDGDGLGDIYSYKPGAEKCLSIAYGQSGGGFGTMKTSPWNPGKISGAILAADFNGDNYCDIALYDDNSFTFWFGRGNGVFGPTSDEEQATDYRATHLKATFDWPTQSESLPLAGQVSDDGTPDIALYQPDIRKLSVRFATGEPAYDYSVHLTKMGSEYRMWHGGRWRTLDESGNSMPGWDGDHTMYSWSLDGKRWFRKIDGPVFLKGFEEGKPDAWYENNYLEPEVLKIDGTYYMFWQVEIDPGSRTDTGETAVKQCDRIGLSTSKDGVTWTRKTDRGVVINIADPTVTNLDHHEVIYVPDDPDRKPWWLYTFHFINGAPAGHVRMRASDPTTFDWSKREPVSGMSQIGNQIGYADEAPGGRVFVRITFTGDGDRTVPILQLSRDGLIWEGARTADGPLKLAGTGNEKDNKNVYFLGMSTIDGTGKLEHLGGGKFHALYGATTSGGPGQPHIWLSEIGIGELTISFR; encoded by the coding sequence ATGCTGAGGTATACTGCCATCGTCTGCCTGCTCGCCTCCGCATCGGCCGGTTATGTGCCGGAGGTCGCCTCGGTGGAGAGCAGGTTCTTCGGCTACCAATCGGGGGTCAACCGCGACTTCACGAACTACGGGCGCACATTCGCTAATCCGGTTACCCAGTCGGTCCCCTGGAAGGACATGCAGGCACTCCTCGCCGACATGAATGCCGACGGACTGGCCGACTTGGTCGGCTACGATCCGAAGACCGGCAGAGTCACGTGGGCTTTCGGCGATGGCGACGGCACCTTCGATATGTCACGCCCCGGACGCGCGAATCTGGGCGCGGAAGGCACTCTACTGGCCGCCGATTTCGATGGGGATGGCCTTACCGAACTAGCGCTAGTCAAGGAGCGAGACGTTTACATCGCGGCGGGCACTCCCAAGGGTCCAGGTCCGACGAGCCTCTACACTGCCAAGGGATTCGGAGGCCAACTAGCCGCAGGCGACTTCGACGGCGACGGTCTAGGCGACATCTACTCCTACAAGCCGGGCGCGGAGAAGTGCCTGAGCATCGCCTACGGGCAGTCAGGCGGCGGATTCGGCACGATGAAGACATCACCCTGGAACCCGGGTAAGATCAGCGGAGCCATCCTCGCCGCCGACTTCAACGGCGACAACTACTGCGACATTGCCCTCTACGATGACAATTCGTTCACCTTCTGGTTCGGCCGCGGGAACGGCGTGTTCGGCCCGACGTCGGACGAAGAGCAGGCGACGGACTATCGGGCAACGCACCTCAAGGCGACCTTCGACTGGCCGACGCAGAGCGAGTCACTCCCTCTCGCCGGACAGGTAAGCGACGACGGCACGCCGGACATCGCTCTGTATCAGCCGGATATCAGAAAGCTATCGGTCAGGTTCGCAACCGGCGAGCCGGCCTACGACTACTCGGTCCACCTCACGAAGATGGGCTCTGAGTACCGTATGTGGCACGGCGGGCGATGGCGCACCCTCGACGAGAGCGGCAACTCGATGCCCGGATGGGACGGCGATCACACTATGTACTCGTGGTCGCTCGACGGCAAGCGATGGTTCCGCAAGATCGACGGCCCGGTGTTCCTCAAAGGCTTCGAGGAGGGCAAGCCCGACGCCTGGTACGAGAACAACTACCTCGAGCCCGAGGTGCTGAAGATCGACGGCACGTACTACATGTTCTGGCAGGTGGAGATCGACCCAGGTAGCAGGACGGACACCGGCGAGACCGCAGTCAAGCAGTGCGACCGGATCGGGCTCTCGACATCGAAGGACGGCGTCACCTGGACGCGCAAGACCGACCGAGGCGTGGTCATCAATATCGCCGACCCGACGGTCACCAACCTGGATCACCACGAGGTAATCTACGTCCCCGACGACCCTGACCGCAAGCCCTGGTGGCTCTACACCTTCCACTTCATCAACGGCGCACCGGCCGGACACGTCCGCATGAGGGCGAGTGATCCGACGACATTCGACTGGTCGAAGCGCGAGCCGGTCTCGGGCATGTCGCAGATCGGCAACCAGATCGGATACGCCGACGAAGCGCCCGGCGGAAGGGTGTTTGTACGCATCACCTTCACCGGCGACGGCGACCGTACGGTGCCGATCCTTCAGTTGTCGAGGGATGGGCTGATCTGGGAGGGTGCTCGTACGGCCGACGGCCCTCTCAAGCTGGCAGGCACCGGGAACGAAAAGGACAACAAGAACGTCTACTTCCTCGGAATGTCCACGATCGACGGAACGGGCAAGCTGGAGCACCTCGGCGGCGGCAAGTTCCACGCTCTATACGGCGCGACGACCTCCGGCGGACCCGGCCAGCCGCACATCTGGCTCTCCGAGATCGGCATCGGCGAGTTAACGATCAGCTTCAGGTAG
- a CDS encoding aspartate kinase, with translation MITVQKYGGSSVATTEKICNVAKRIRKAAQDSQVIVVVSAMGDTTDELIAMAKAISKIPDEREMDKLLATGEQASSALLTMAIHELGIPAVSLTGGQAGIITEKTPGKARILSVNPERIRQELSGGKVVVVAGFQGVTDNATWADITTLGRGGSDTTAVALAAALHADKCEIYTDVDGVFTADPRVVLSARQLDCISYEEMLELAGQGARVMHSRAVELGELYGVNILVAHSVREVPGTVITKEDTLMEARNPVRGIAHDTDVAKITILAVPDRPGISYQIFHALAEANVNVDIIVQNVSLEGVTDLSFTVNLADLVKSEAALEPVVRNIGAKDMTTSVDLAKVSIVGTGIRSHPGYADNMFGALAREGINIVSITTSEIRITCLIDKADVQKAVQALHSAFELEKPEGGVC, from the coding sequence GTGATAACCGTTCAGAAATACGGCGGCAGTTCGGTGGCGACCACCGAGAAGATCTGCAACGTGGCAAAGCGGATCAGGAAGGCGGCCCAGGACAGCCAGGTTATCGTAGTTGTGTCGGCGATGGGAGACACGACCGATGAACTGATTGCGATGGCCAAGGCAATCAGCAAGATTCCTGACGAGCGCGAAATGGACAAGTTACTCGCGACAGGAGAGCAGGCAAGCAGCGCGCTCCTGACAATGGCGATCCACGAACTCGGAATCCCGGCGGTATCGCTTACCGGAGGACAAGCCGGGATCATCACGGAGAAGACTCCGGGAAAGGCACGGATTCTCTCGGTCAACCCGGAGCGGATACGCCAGGAACTGAGCGGCGGCAAGGTCGTGGTCGTAGCCGGATTCCAGGGTGTTACGGACAATGCCACGTGGGCCGACATCACGACGCTGGGCCGGGGTGGATCGGACACGACCGCAGTTGCGCTCGCGGCTGCGCTCCACGCGGACAAGTGCGAGATATACACCGACGTGGACGGTGTGTTCACCGCCGACCCCCGGGTGGTGTTGAGCGCGCGCCAGCTGGACTGCATCTCTTACGAGGAGATGCTCGAACTTGCGGGACAGGGCGCCAGGGTCATGCACTCTCGCGCCGTCGAGCTTGGAGAACTCTACGGAGTCAATATCCTGGTGGCACACAGCGTACGCGAAGTGCCCGGGACCGTGATCACAAAGGAGGACACCCTGATGGAGGCGAGAAACCCCGTTCGCGGCATTGCTCATGATACCGATGTCGCCAAGATTACCATACTGGCCGTGCCGGATCGCCCCGGCATTTCTTATCAGATATTCCACGCGCTCGCAGAGGCAAATGTCAACGTGGATATCATCGTCCAGAACGTGAGCCTGGAGGGCGTCACGGACCTGTCGTTTACCGTCAACCTGGCAGACCTGGTGAAGTCCGAGGCCGCCCTCGAACCCGTCGTCCGGAACATCGGGGCGAAGGACATGACCACATCGGTGGATCTGGCGAAGGTGTCGATCGTCGGCACAGGAATCCGCAGCCATCCGGGCTACGCGGACAACATGTTCGGCGCTCTCGCCCGAGAGGGCATCAATATCGTCTCGATAACCACGAGCGAGATACGAATCACCTGCTTGATCGACAAGGCCGACGTTCAGAAGGCAGTGCAGGCGCTACACTCGGCGTTCGAACTCGAGAAACCCGAGGGCGGAGTCTGCTGA
- a CDS encoding superoxide dismutase yields MAHELPPLPYDYNALEPHLSEQILRLHHDKHHAAYVTGLNAAEEKVRAMLKSGDFAAANGLAKDLAFHGSGHILHSVFWNSMKPGGGGAPTGDVASAIEKSFGSYDAFRGLFVATSNAIQGSGWGILAYRWEDDSFVVLGAENHEDRAQWGVKPIMVLDVWEHAYYLQYQNRRPDWTKAFMDNLVNWDYVAEKFAHIKGK; encoded by the coding sequence ATGGCACACGAACTGCCACCGCTGCCCTATGACTACAACGCATTGGAGCCGCATCTCAGCGAACAGATACTTCGCCTGCACCATGACAAGCATCATGCGGCGTACGTGACCGGCCTGAATGCCGCCGAGGAGAAAGTCCGAGCGATGCTCAAGTCGGGCGATTTTGCCGCTGCGAACGGCTTGGCCAAGGACCTTGCGTTCCACGGGTCGGGCCACATCCTGCACTCGGTCTTCTGGAACAGCATGAAGCCAGGCGGCGGCGGCGCACCAACCGGCGATGTGGCATCGGCGATCGAGAAGAGTTTCGGCAGCTACGATGCGTTCAGGGGGCTATTCGTAGCTACATCAAACGCGATACAGGGCTCAGGATGGGGCATCCTCGCCTACAGGTGGGAGGACGACTCATTCGTGGTACTCGGCGCGGAAAACCATGAGGACCGCGCTCAGTGGGGCGTGAAGCCGATCATGGTGCTCGATGTGTGGGAACACGCATACTATCTGCAGTACCAGAACAGGCGTCCCGACTGGACCAAGGCGTTCATGGACAATCTGGTCAACTGGGACTATGTCGCGGAGAAGTTCGCGCATATCAAGGGGAAGTAA